A single window of Loxodonta africana isolate mLoxAfr1 chromosome 10, mLoxAfr1.hap2, whole genome shotgun sequence DNA harbors:
- the LOC100660077 gene encoding LOW QUALITY PROTEIN: olfactory receptor 11H7-like (The sequence of the model RefSeq protein was modified relative to this genomic sequence to represent the inferred CDS: substituted 1 base at 1 genomic stop codon), translated as MVKICAMHWLPTHLSGNKTTCIMVFSVFSADLGFMNNSVKSTVTEFVLLGFPSGQEMQIFLFFLFFGVYIFTMMGNGTIICAVRWDQRLHIPMCILLGNFAFLKIWYSTSTVPSMLANFLSETKTISFVGCFLQFYFFTSLATTEIYLLCVMAYDRYLAICHPLHYPTIMTLRLCYILMFLCWVFGFLSYSVSTVXLSQLSFCGPNIIDHFVCDMDPLMSLSCAPAPTTEIVFYILSSLIMILTLLYILGSYTLLLITALKVPSAAGRQKVFPTCGSHLTVVCLFFGALLAMYVSPTSENPAELQKIITLFYSVVTPFLNPLIYSLRNKEMKAALKKVLRIE; from the coding sequence ATGGTCAAAATATGTGCCATGCATTGGCTTCCTACACATTTGTCAGGAAACAAAACAACTTGTATAATGGTGTTCTCTGTCTTCTCTGCAGACCTGGGATTCATGAACAATTCAGTGAAAAGCACTGTGACCGAATTTGTCCTTCTAGGCTTCCCTAGTGGCCAGGAGATGCaaattttcctcttcttcctgttCTTTGGGGTCTATATATTTACCATGATGGGAAATGGCACCATTATCTGTGCTGTGAGGTGGGACCAACGACTCCACATCCCAATGTGTATTCTCTTGGGGAACTTTGCTTTCCTTAAAATCTGGTACAGTACCTCCACTGTGCCTAGTATGCTGGCCAATTTCCTTTCAGAGACAAAAACCATCTCTTTTGTTGGCTGTTTCCTGCAGTTCTATTTTTTTACTTCCCTTGCTACAACTGAAATATATCTCCTCTGTGTCATGGCATATGACCGGTACCTCGCCATCTGCCACCCATTGCACTACCCAACCATCATGACCCTACGACTCTGCTATATCTTGATGTTTCTTTGCTGGGTGTTTGGGTTCCTTAGTTACTCAGTCTCCACAGTGTAACTCTCCCAATTATCTTTCTGTGGGCCCAACATCATTGATCACTTTGTGTGTGACATGGACCCACTGATGTCTCTGTCCTGTGCCCCAGCTCCTACTACTGAGATTGTCTTCTATATCCTGAGCTCCCTCATTATGATCCTCACCCTTCTATACATCCTTGGCTCTTATACCCTTTTACTGATAACTGCGTTAAAAGTTCCTTCAGCAGCTGGTAGGCAAAAGGTCTTTCCCACCTGTGGATCTCATCTGACAGTGGTCTGTCTATTCTTTGGGGCCCTCTTGGCAATGTATGTGAGCCCCACATCTGAAAACCCAGCTGAACTTCAGAAGATTATTACTTTGTTCTATTCTGTGGTCACTCCCTTCTTAAATCCTCTGATTTACAGCTTACGTAACAAGGAGATGAAGGCCGCATTGAAGAAAGTCTTGAGGATAGAATGA